One region of Synechococcus sp. UW69 genomic DNA includes:
- the metK gene encoding methionine adenosyltransferase gives MSRYVFTSESVTEGHPDKICDQVSDAVLDALLAQDPSSRVACETVVNTGLCMITGEVTSKAQVDFIHLVRNVIKEIGYSGARAGGFDANSCAVLVALDQQSPDIAQGVNEADDHAGDPLDLVGAGDQGIMFGYACNETPELMPLPISLAHRLSRRLAEVRHNGTLDYLLPDGKTQVSVVYENDKPVSIDTILISTQHTAEVDGISDEQGIRERITKDLWTHVVEPATADLALKPSREATKYLVNPTGKFVVGGPQGDAGLTGRKIIVDTYGGYARHGGGAFSGKDPTKVDRSAAYAARYVAKCLVAAGLAERAEVQLSYAIGVAKPVSILVESFGTSQLDNDALTALVQEHFDLRPGAIIEIFGLRNLPQQRGGRFYQDTAAYGHFGRNDLQAPWEDVSAKSEELRQAKVAQGVTA, from the coding sequence ATGAGCCGTTACGTCTTTACGTCCGAGTCCGTTACGGAAGGGCATCCCGACAAAATCTGCGATCAGGTCAGCGACGCCGTTCTCGATGCTCTGCTGGCCCAGGATCCCTCCAGCCGCGTGGCCTGCGAGACCGTCGTGAACACCGGTCTCTGCATGATCACCGGTGAGGTGACATCCAAAGCACAAGTGGATTTCATCCACTTGGTTCGCAATGTGATCAAGGAGATCGGTTACAGCGGCGCCCGGGCCGGTGGATTCGATGCCAACAGCTGCGCGGTGCTGGTGGCTCTCGACCAGCAATCCCCCGACATCGCCCAGGGAGTCAACGAAGCCGACGACCACGCAGGCGATCCGCTTGATCTGGTGGGAGCAGGCGACCAGGGAATCATGTTCGGCTACGCCTGCAACGAGACACCTGAGCTGATGCCGTTGCCGATCAGCCTCGCCCACCGGCTGTCGCGCCGCCTTGCCGAAGTGCGCCACAACGGGACCCTGGATTACCTGCTACCAGATGGCAAGACACAGGTGAGCGTTGTCTACGAAAACGACAAGCCCGTTTCGATCGACACGATCCTGATCTCCACCCAGCACACGGCGGAAGTGGATGGGATCAGCGATGAACAGGGCATCCGGGAACGCATCACCAAAGACCTCTGGACCCATGTCGTGGAGCCGGCAACAGCCGACCTGGCGCTCAAGCCCTCCCGTGAAGCAACCAAATATCTGGTGAACCCAACCGGCAAGTTCGTGGTGGGCGGCCCTCAGGGAGATGCCGGCCTCACCGGCCGAAAGATCATCGTGGACACCTACGGCGGCTATGCCCGTCACGGCGGTGGCGCTTTCTCCGGCAAAGACCCCACCAAGGTGGACCGCTCGGCCGCCTATGCCGCGCGCTATGTGGCCAAGTGCCTTGTGGCCGCAGGGCTCGCCGAACGTGCCGAAGTGCAGCTGAGCTACGCCATCGGCGTCGCCAAGCCTGTGTCGATCCTCGTGGAATCCTTCGGCACCAGCCAACTGGACAACGACGCCCTCACCGCCCTCGTTCAGGAGCATTTCGATCTGCGCCCCGGCGCCATCATCGAGATATTCGGCCTACGCAACCTCCCCCAACAACGCGGCGGTCGCTTCTATCAGGACACAGCCGCCTACGGCCATTTCGGACGTAACGACTTGCAGGCGCCCTGGGAAGACGTCAGTGCAAAAAGCGAGGAACTTCGCCAAGCGAAGGTTGCACAGGGCGTCACTGCGTAG
- a CDS encoding HAD family hydrolase, with amino-acid sequence MATLLLKGTPISSIDGVLFDKDGTLSHSEPHLLALAEERINRAIEIGQDQAPPLEAFALRDTLRRAFGVSNGMLHPGGTLAVASRQDNIASTATVFCLLGCSWPQALAMAHACFDAVDQSGLIKATPSPLLNGAEGLLRALNQLHVTTAVISNDTRSGIDDFLDHHELSACIDGIWSADDHPRKPDPQAVLELCDGLGLPPQRCALIGDAETDLQMALQAGIGCVIGFTGGWSRSPELHSAQHLLHNWHDLALSPAA; translated from the coding sequence ATGGCCACACTTCTGCTGAAGGGAACACCCATCAGCTCAATTGACGGGGTGCTGTTCGATAAGGACGGCACCCTTTCCCATAGTGAGCCTCATCTGCTGGCATTGGCAGAGGAACGCATCAACAGAGCTATTGAAATCGGGCAAGACCAGGCCCCACCACTCGAAGCCTTTGCGCTGAGAGACACCTTGCGCAGAGCGTTCGGTGTGAGCAACGGCATGCTCCATCCAGGCGGAACCCTTGCTGTTGCCTCCAGACAGGACAACATCGCCTCAACCGCAACGGTGTTTTGCCTCCTTGGCTGCTCATGGCCCCAGGCCCTGGCCATGGCCCACGCCTGCTTCGACGCGGTTGACCAGAGCGGCCTTATCAAGGCGACCCCCAGCCCCTTGCTCAACGGTGCAGAAGGACTCCTAAGGGCCCTGAATCAGCTGCATGTGACCACTGCTGTCATCAGCAATGACACCCGATCCGGCATTGATGACTTCCTGGATCACCATGAGCTCAGTGCATGCATTGATGGCATCTGGAGTGCTGACGACCATCCGCGAAAACCCGATCCGCAAGCCGTTCTGGAGCTGTGCGACGGCCTGGGCCTTCCACCCCAGCGTTGTGCATTGATCGGGGATGCTGAAACCGACCTTCAAATGGCTCTTCAGGCTGGAATTGGCTGCGTGATCGGATTCACCGGTGGTTGGAGTCGTTCCCCCGAACTGCACTCAGCCCAGCATCTGCTCCACAACTGGCACGATCTCGCCCTCAGCCCAGCCGCGTAA
- a CDS encoding 30S ribosomal protein S1, whose protein sequence is MSATPTEEQIQDQVQEANATEASPEDSAVEQAFEGEDLSIPEDVPTADDPSSRATSRNLDDAGFTIDEFAALLSKYDYNFKPGDIVNGTVFALESKGAMIDIGAKTAAFMPLQEVSINRVEGLSDVLQPGEIREFFIMSEENEDGQLALSIRRIEYQRAWERVRQLQKEDATIYSEVFATNRGGALVRVEGLRGFIPGSHISTRKPKEELVADFLPLKFLEVDEERNRLVLSHRRALVERKMNRLEVGEVVVGTVRGIKPYGAFIDIGGVSGLLHISEISHEHIETPHSVLNVNDQMKVMIIDLDAERGRISLSTKALEPEPGDMLTDPQKVFEKAEEMAARYKQMLLEQAEEGEDPINSMMI, encoded by the coding sequence ATGTCTGCGACTCCGACAGAAGAACAGATCCAGGACCAAGTTCAAGAAGCGAACGCTACCGAAGCCTCACCAGAAGACTCCGCCGTTGAACAGGCGTTTGAGGGTGAGGACTTAAGCATTCCTGAGGACGTCCCCACAGCGGATGATCCCAGCAGCCGAGCCACCAGCCGCAACCTGGACGACGCCGGCTTCACCATTGATGAGTTCGCGGCTCTACTCAGCAAGTACGACTACAACTTCAAGCCAGGCGACATCGTCAATGGCACGGTCTTCGCCTTGGAATCGAAAGGCGCGATGATCGACATCGGCGCCAAGACGGCTGCCTTCATGCCTCTTCAAGAGGTGTCGATCAACCGGGTCGAGGGTCTAAGCGACGTGCTGCAGCCCGGCGAGATCCGTGAGTTCTTCATCATGAGTGAGGAGAACGAGGACGGTCAGCTGGCGCTGTCGATCCGTCGGATCGAATACCAGCGGGCATGGGAGCGGGTTCGCCAGCTCCAGAAGGAAGATGCCACCATCTATTCCGAGGTGTTTGCCACCAACCGTGGTGGTGCCCTGGTGCGCGTGGAAGGCCTGCGGGGATTCATCCCCGGCTCCCACATCAGCACCCGCAAGCCGAAGGAAGAACTGGTCGCCGACTTCCTGCCTCTGAAATTCCTCGAGGTGGACGAAGAGCGCAATCGTCTGGTGCTTAGCCACCGCCGCGCCCTGGTGGAGCGGAAGATGAACCGCCTGGAAGTGGGCGAAGTCGTGGTCGGCACCGTCCGCGGCATCAAGCCCTATGGCGCTTTTATCGACATCGGTGGTGTCAGCGGTCTGCTGCACATTTCCGAGATCAGCCACGAGCACATCGAGACCCCCCACTCGGTGCTGAACGTAAATGATCAGATGAAAGTGATGATCATTGATCTCGATGCCGAGCGCGGCCGGATCTCTCTCTCCACCAAGGCCCTGGAGCCGGAACCCGGTGACATGCTCACCGATCCTCAGAAAGTGTTTGAGAAGGCCGAAGAGATGGCCGCGCGCTACAAGCAAATGCTGCTCGAGCAGGCTGAGGAAGGCGAAGACCCGATCAACTCCATGATGATCTGA
- a CDS encoding photosystem II reaction center protein T, whose translation MESFAYVLILTLAIATLFFAIAFRDPPKIGK comes from the coding sequence ATGGAAAGCTTCGCTTACGTCCTCATCCTTACCCTCGCGATTGCCACACTCTTTTTTGCAATCGCATTCCGCGATCCGCCGAAGATCGGTAAGTGA
- the nrdR gene encoding transcriptional regulator NrdR — MQCPSCQNTDSRVLESRAADGGRSVRRRRECLNCEFRFTTYERVETVPITVIKRNGNREIFSRSKLLHGLNRACEKTGLDTTRLESLVEELELKLQQRSGKEVSSVEIGEFVLRDLKQISEVAYIRFASVYRQFRGIDDFVSTLETLNADQEQNHLASVR, encoded by the coding sequence ATGCAGTGCCCCTCCTGCCAAAACACAGATAGTCGCGTTCTTGAATCAAGGGCAGCCGATGGCGGACGCAGCGTGAGACGACGTCGCGAATGCCTGAACTGTGAATTTCGCTTCACCACCTACGAGCGGGTGGAAACCGTGCCGATCACGGTGATCAAACGCAACGGCAACAGGGAAATCTTCAGTCGCAGCAAGTTGCTGCATGGCTTGAATCGAGCTTGCGAGAAAACTGGCCTCGATACAACACGCCTGGAATCCCTGGTTGAAGAACTCGAATTAAAGCTTCAGCAGCGCTCCGGCAAGGAAGTCAGCAGCGTTGAGATCGGTGAGTTCGTGCTTCGAGATCTCAAGCAAATCAGCGAGGTGGCGTACATCCGATTCGCATCCGTCTACCGCCAGTTCCGTGGCATTGACGACTTCGTCTCGACGCTGGAGACGCTCAACGCCGATCAGGAACAGAACCATCTGGCCAGCGTGCGTTGA